ACGCGAACCTGGCGCAGAATCTTGAATCGTTCCCGGATCACATAAGAAAGATTGTCGAGAATTTCCGCCAGGTTGCCTCCGGTCTCGCGCTGCAACATCACGGCGGTCACGAAAAACTTCACGTCCACGAGTGGAATGCGTTCGGCAAGATTGATGAGCGCGTCGCGGACCGGAAGTCCGAACTTTTGTTCCTCAAAGAGCTGGCGAAATTCTCCGGCGACTGGCTCCGAGACTTCGCTGGCGATCAGTTCCAACGCAGTCGTAAAGGCGTGCCCGGCCCGGACAGCGCGAGCCAAAGTATCGATGGCTTCCGGAAACTTTTCTTCAAATTGTTGAAACCGTTTGGCGCGCCGGTGCGAAGCATAAGCGTAGGGAATGAAGAATCCGAGGATAAGCCCGGCCCATCCGAAGAATGGATTTCGGCCAGCGACCATAAAACCCAGCCCGAAAAAAATGGCCGACCCGATGCAGAACACCAGGAAATTTCCGGCTCGAACATTCACTTCGCCCTGTGTGAGCATCTTCTGGAGAATCGTCACGCGTTCGGAGCGGCGGAGAAAAGTATCGAAGGCCGGGATGCGGCTCAGCATCTCGTCGCGCAGGAGTTTCACGTCGACCGGCGCTTCGTCCGGTTTTTGTGTAGAGGAGAGCCGGTCGCGAAGGGTGCGGGCTTGCGATTGGCGCTGGTCGAGCAGACTCAAGACAGCAAATACTCCCAGAGTTACGACCAGGAATACCAGGAGAGCGATGGCGATCTGCATGGGCTAGACCTCCATCCGCGACTCGAACATGGAAGCGGGGAAGCGGCAGCCCGCCGTGGCCAACCGTTCCGCGAAGCGGGGCCGGATGCCGGTTGCACGGAACGCCCCGCGAACGCGGCCAGTTTCGTCGATCCCGACACGCTCAAAGACGAAGATATCCTGCATCGAGATAACGTCGGATTCCAGGCCGGTAATTTCTGAAACGGTAAGAATCTTACGGGTGCCATCGGAGAGGCGCGCCACCTGCACCACGGCGTGAATCGCGGCTGCGACTTGCTGCCGAACCGCGCGCTCCGGAATGTTCAGGTTGGCCATCGCGACCATATTTTCGATACGAGCCAGGGCGTCGCGCTGGGAGTTCGCGTGTACGGTGGTCAGCGATCCTTCGTGGCCAGTGTTCATGGCCTGCAGCATGTCGAAGGCTTCTTCACCGCGCACCTCGCCCACCACAATGCGGTCGGGACGCATGCGCAAACTGTTGATCACAAGCTGGCGCTGCCGTACTGCACCCTTGCCTTCAATGTTCGGTGGTCGCGTTTCCAGGCGAACAACGTGTTCCTGCTTGAGTTGCAATTCGGCCGCGTCTTCGATTGTGACGATGCGATCGGAGTTCGGAATATATCCCGAGAGCACGTTGAGAAGCGTCGTCTTGCCTGCGCCGGTGCCGCCCGAGATGAGCAGGTTCAGCTTGCCCTTGACCATGGCTGACATCAGTTCCAGCATGGGCTCGCTCATGGTCTTGTTATCGAGCATGTTGCGCGCGGTGACTGGATCGCGTCCGAAACGGCGAATGGAAAGGCACGGTCCGTCGAGTGCCAGCGGCGGGATGATGGCGTTTACACGCGAGCCGTCAGCGAGACGAGCGTCCACCATCGGCGAAGATTCGTCGACCCGGCGGCCGATCCGCGACACGATGCGATCAATGATCTGCATCAAGTGCTGATTGTCTTTGAAGGAGAAGCTGGTCAATTCCAGTTTGCCGGCACGCTCCACGTACACACGATCGAAACGATTGACCAGGATGTCGGAAACCGTGTTGTCCTTGAGCAAGGGCTCGAGGGGGCCGAGTCCGAAGATCTCGTCCAGAATTTCGCGGCTCAGGCGTTCGCGTTCGGCGAAGCTGAGAGGAACGGCTTCGCTGTTGACCGAATTACGAATCAGTACGAGAACTTCTTCGCGCGCGGAGTCCCCCTGGCTTCGCCCCAACTTCTCGAGGTCGAGCCGGTCCAGGATCTTCCGGTGCAGGTCGGCTTTGACCTGCTGGTATTCACTTCGCTCGAAGGCTTGCAGATTCGCCATGTTTGCTAGACCGTTTTAAATAAAGACCACGCCGTGCGCTTTGTTTCCGGATCGTCTTTGGTGAGATGCTCTGCCAGTCCGTAAATAGATCGCGCTATTTCTGTGTTGCTTTGCTGGATCACAGGGACGCCGCGGTCAATGGCCGCCGAGACCGCGAAGTATTGATTCGGGATGCGCCAGAGAACAGGCGCACCAATCGCAGCCTCTGTTTCTGCTTCGTTGAAGCCAGAGACTTTGCGATAGCGGTTCAGCACCAGCGCGAAACGATCGCGTGAACCGGTTTCACCCAGATATTGGGCGACGCGTCCGGCACTCCAAAGCGATGCGACGTCGGCATGTGCTACCAACAAGACCTTTTCCGATAAGTTGCTCACCAGCCGTGTGGCACTATCAAGCCGCGAGGATGCGTCGACGACGATGTAGCGAAACAGTCCCGCCATGGTGTCGAACAGGCGCGCAAAGTCGGATGCAGAAGGTTCGATGGGCGCTGGAGCAGCGGCTCCCGCGAGCAATTGCAATCCGCCCGGATGCCGCGCCATAAAACTATCCAGCAGAGAAGAGTCCAAGCGGTGGAGGTTTGTGACCGCGTCCGTAACCGTGAATGTCGGTTTGATATTCAGATGAAGGGCGCAGTGGCCGAGCGGCGCCAGGTCCACCAAGGCGATGCTATGTTGCAGCGATTGCAGAGCGAGTGCCAGATTGACCGCCACGGTCGTGGCGCCGCTTCCACCCTTGGCATTGACGATGGTCAGAATCTTTCCGCGTGAAGTTTCGCGACCAGGCTTGCGGCGCATCGACGTCTGGCGAACAAAGGCTTCCAGGAGATCGGTGGTAGTGGTGGGACGCTCGATATACTCGCGTGCTCCCGCCCGCATGGCGCTGACAATCAACTGGGAGTTGGACATGCTTCCGATGGCAAACACGGCCGCATCTGGAAGTTCCTGGTGCAGAAGTTCGATCGCCCGGAGAGCGGCCGACGTGCCGTCCGTAGCGATATCGACGAGAATCACATGGGGAGCAAAAGATTGGGTTCTCCGAATGACACTGTCAGTGGCTGCGACCGGCAAATGGCTCTGACTGCACACGGTGCGCGCCACGCTAGTCCCATCCACCAGGACCTGGAGCACAGCCCGCTGGTCATTGTCGGTGGCAAAGACGGCTACGGACAACTCGGGCATAACTCGACCTTACCACCTTCCCCTAGATTCGTTTCCCACAGCGTCGCGGCTCAGAAAACGCC
This genomic window from Acidobacteriota bacterium contains:
- a CDS encoding type II secretion system F family protein, which gives rise to MQIAIALLVFLVVTLGVFAVLSLLDQRQSQARTLRDRLSSTQKPDEAPVDVKLLRDEMLSRIPAFDTFLRRSERVTILQKMLTQGEVNVRAGNFLVFCIGSAIFFGLGFMVAGRNPFFGWAGLILGFFIPYAYASHRRAKRFQQFEEKFPEAIDTLARAVRAGHAFTTALELIASEVSEPVAGEFRQLFEEQKFGLPVRDALINLAERIPLVDVKFFVTAVMLQRETGGNLAEILDNLSYVIRERFKILRQVRVHTAQGRLTMVLLMALPPTIVVVMVVMNPSFIQPLFTDPLGHALIVGGITLQTLGYFVIRKIIRIQV
- a CDS encoding CpaF family protein, translated to MANLQAFERSEYQQVKADLHRKILDRLDLEKLGRSQGDSAREEVLVLIRNSVNSEAVPLSFAERERLSREILDEIFGLGPLEPLLKDNTVSDILVNRFDRVYVERAGKLELTSFSFKDNQHLMQIIDRIVSRIGRRVDESSPMVDARLADGSRVNAIIPPLALDGPCLSIRRFGRDPVTARNMLDNKTMSEPMLELMSAMVKGKLNLLISGGTGAGKTTLLNVLSGYIPNSDRIVTIEDAAELQLKQEHVVRLETRPPNIEGKGAVRQRQLVINSLRMRPDRIVVGEVRGEEAFDMLQAMNTGHEGSLTTVHANSQRDALARIENMVAMANLNIPERAVRQQVAAAIHAVVQVARLSDGTRKILTVSEITGLESDVISMQDIFVFERVGIDETGRVRGAFRATGIRPRFAERLATAGCRFPASMFESRMEV
- a CDS encoding AAA family ATPase yields the protein MPELSVAVFATDNDQRAVLQVLVDGTSVARTVCSQSHLPVAATDSVIRRTQSFAPHVILVDIATDGTSAALRAIELLHQELPDAAVFAIGSMSNSQLIVSAMRAGAREYIERPTTTTDLLEAFVRQTSMRRKPGRETSRGKILTIVNAKGGSGATTVAVNLALALQSLQHSIALVDLAPLGHCALHLNIKPTFTVTDAVTNLHRLDSSLLDSFMARHPGGLQLLAGAAAPAPIEPSASDFARLFDTMAGLFRYIVVDASSRLDSATRLVSNLSEKVLLVAHADVASLWSAGRVAQYLGETGSRDRFALVLNRYRKVSGFNEAETEAAIGAPVLWRIPNQYFAVSAAIDRGVPVIQQSNTEIARSIYGLAEHLTKDDPETKRTAWSLFKTV